The stretch of DNA TAAAGAGCTTGCCAATCTCTATATTGCGACGGGAAGACCGGAACAAGCCTATGACATTTATCTTAAAATTGTTACGTATTATCCGGCAAAATATGACGCATGGGAAAGAATATATTATATGCTTGAGGCAGGAGGGGATGAAGAGAAAAGCGAAGTCATCCGCCGCTTTCTGGTATCCGAGGGGGTGGAAATAAAAAAAAGCGCCAACTCATTAAAATAAGTGAGTTGGCGCTTAAAGAACTTTTAAACGATATCAATTAAAAACCGGATTTTGCAAGTTTTGCTTTATTGCCTGGGCCTTCACCTGTGGTAATTCCAATATGATATGTGGAAGTGGAGTCAGATATTGTAGCACCTGAAGGGGCCCATCCTTTCGGTGTGCCGTCCATGGCTGCAATAAGCAAAGCACCAGTTGTAATTGGTGTAGCCATAGAAGGACTGACCAGTCTGGTAGCAAAGTTAATTGCGGCTGCCCCCTCGGCTGCGGCATAAACTCCATTAGCAGCGGCGACTTTCGCCTCGGTTGAAAGATCCTG from Pseudomonadota bacterium encodes:
- a CDS encoding prepilin-type N-terminal cleavage/methylation domain-containing protein, which translates into the protein MLNSQKGFTLIELIMVIVILGVLAVVAVPKYQDLSTEAKVAAANGVYAAAEGAAAINFATRLVSPSMATPITTGALLIAAMDGTPKGWAPSGATISDSTSTYHIGITTGEGPGNKAKLAKSGF